The Candidatus Koribacter versatilis Ellin345 genome has a segment encoding these proteins:
- a CDS encoding site-2 protease family protein: MSFNPAEIFFQMVAFLFAISLHEAAHAWTADRCGDPTAKMLGRITLNPLRHIDPIGSLVLPIIGLISHIGFIGWARPTPVEPRNFRRPVRDDILVTLAGPASNLFLVIVFGFLLKGLVIFARTHQIPESMEPLLYLSEAVVFINILLFVFNLLPIPPLDGSHVVRHFLSPDAQRVYDRVGTYGLMLFFIASWYFNILGVLIHPLNVAFQRIFLT, encoded by the coding sequence ATGTCGTTCAATCCCGCAGAAATTTTCTTTCAGATGGTCGCCTTTTTGTTTGCGATCAGCCTGCATGAAGCCGCCCACGCCTGGACGGCCGATCGCTGCGGAGACCCGACGGCAAAAATGCTCGGACGCATTACCCTGAACCCTCTGCGCCACATCGACCCGATCGGCTCACTCGTTCTACCGATCATTGGCTTGATATCGCATATCGGATTTATCGGATGGGCGCGCCCGACTCCGGTGGAACCTCGCAATTTCAGGCGACCAGTGCGAGACGATATCCTGGTCACCCTTGCGGGCCCGGCCAGCAACCTGTTTCTGGTGATCGTGTTCGGATTCCTTTTGAAGGGCCTGGTGATTTTCGCAAGAACTCATCAGATTCCGGAATCGATGGAGCCGCTCCTTTATCTTTCCGAAGCGGTGGTGTTCATCAACATTCTGCTTTTCGTTTTCAACCTGCTGCCCATTCCGCCGCTCGATGGAAGCCACGTCGTTCGGCACTTTCTGTCGCCCGATGCGCAGCGGGTTTACGACAGAGTCGGCACCTATGGCTTGATGCTGTTTTTCATTGCAAGCTGGTATTTCAATATCCTTGGGGTTCTAATCCATCCGCTCAATGTCGCATTCCAGCGGATTTTCTTAACCTAA
- a CDS encoding LysE family translocator, producing MWAYCMAGLLYGFAAGAQPGPLNAYLMSVTLRHGFRRAAPAACAPLISDAFIIALTLTILSRMPVALIRWLHLLGGAFVLYLAWDAWRTYRHFQAAEEDAKSHAVESVWKAAVINLLNPSPYIGWSLVLGPFVLQGWREAHRNGIAIVISFYLALVGTTLLVVWLFDFARNAGPRVAKALVAVSSIVLAGFGVYQLWLGVRGS from the coding sequence ATGTGGGCTTATTGCATGGCCGGGCTGCTGTATGGGTTTGCTGCCGGGGCGCAGCCTGGGCCGCTGAACGCGTACCTGATGTCGGTGACGCTGCGACATGGCTTTCGGCGGGCAGCGCCGGCGGCGTGTGCGCCGCTGATCAGCGATGCATTCATCATCGCGCTGACGCTTACCATCCTGAGCCGCATGCCCGTGGCGTTGATCCGATGGCTGCATCTGCTCGGCGGTGCTTTTGTGCTTTATCTCGCGTGGGATGCGTGGCGGACGTATCGGCACTTCCAAGCTGCCGAAGAGGATGCCAAGTCGCATGCGGTGGAGAGCGTGTGGAAGGCGGCGGTGATCAACCTGCTCAATCCCAGCCCGTACATCGGTTGGAGCCTGGTGCTGGGGCCGTTCGTGCTGCAAGGGTGGCGCGAGGCGCATCGCAATGGGATCGCCATCGTGATCAGCTTCTACCTGGCGCTGGTAGGGACGACTCTGCTCGTCGTTTGGCTCTTCGATTTCGCGCGCAATGCTGGGCCACGGGTCGCGAAGGCGCTGGTAGCAGTCTCGAGTATAGTGCTGGCTGGATTTGGGGTGTATCAATTGTGGCTGGGAGTGCGAGGAAGCTAG
- a CDS encoding ROK family protein — MSYAIGVDLGGTNLRIAAVEERGTLLEKVTLGTQVQRGREYVVGQMTDAIRHVTTKYQDHGKLIGIGIGVPGFIDMDTGTVRESPNLPGWSNYPVHKDIESRLGTKVILENDANAAAMGEKWLGAGRDTDDMVMYTLGTGVGGGIIMAGRLWHGMNGMAGELGHHTVLPDGHICGCGNHGCLEQYASATAVVRMAREAVANGLSDALANASRNDVEFSSKVIYQLAIQGDKAAQEIFNTVGHSIGIAVANMVNALNFPMYVIGGGVASAWDAFHNPMMEEVRKRSFIYRVTAPEAVAAGQKRTIVTRALLGGDAGLFGAARLPMVVNGESSAPAAQSKADTPVAGTR; from the coding sequence ATGTCTTACGCAATCGGTGTGGACCTCGGCGGTACCAATCTGCGAATCGCAGCCGTCGAAGAACGCGGCACCCTCCTCGAAAAAGTCACGCTTGGCACGCAGGTACAGCGCGGCCGCGAATATGTTGTCGGTCAAATGACCGATGCCATCCGCCACGTCACTACCAAGTACCAGGACCACGGCAAGCTGATTGGCATCGGCATCGGTGTCCCGGGCTTCATTGATATGGATACCGGCACCGTGCGGGAATCGCCGAACCTACCCGGCTGGTCGAACTATCCCGTGCATAAGGACATCGAGAGCCGGCTCGGAACCAAGGTCATTCTTGAGAACGACGCCAACGCCGCCGCGATGGGCGAGAAGTGGCTCGGCGCCGGCCGCGACACCGACGACATGGTGATGTACACGCTCGGCACCGGCGTAGGTGGTGGAATTATCATGGCCGGCCGCTTGTGGCACGGGATGAACGGCATGGCCGGGGAGCTTGGCCACCATACCGTTTTGCCCGACGGCCATATCTGCGGCTGCGGCAACCACGGCTGCCTCGAACAATATGCCTCGGCGACGGCCGTCGTGCGCATGGCGCGCGAAGCTGTCGCCAACGGCCTGTCCGACGCGCTCGCCAATGCCTCACGCAACGACGTAGAGTTCAGTTCGAAGGTGATTTACCAGCTCGCCATCCAGGGTGACAAGGCCGCGCAGGAGATTTTCAACACCGTCGGCCACTCGATCGGCATCGCCGTGGCCAACATGGTCAACGCGCTGAATTTCCCGATGTACGTGATCGGCGGCGGCGTTGCCAGCGCCTGGGACGCCTTCCACAATCCGATGATGGAAGAAGTACGCAAGAGATCGTTCATCTATCGCGTCACCGCGCCGGAAGCGGTCGCTGCCGGCCAGAAACGCACCATCGTGACCCGCGCTTTGCTCGGCGGCGATGCCGGTCTGTTCGGCGCCGCCCGCCTGCCGATGGTCGTCAACGGCGAGTCGTCCGCACCCGCCGCGCAATCCAAGGCTGATACACCGGTAGCCGGCACTCGCTAA
- a CDS encoding DNA-formamidopyrimidine glycosylase, with protein MPELPEVETVANGLNKRAAGTTIESVWIGEKKQPLKSSARAIAKMLEGAKITLVRRVGKHIVADLAEPDGEPRGQWIIHLGMTGSTLVVDPDTPLPKHTHLIAKLSSGKELRFVDPRMFGKLAVRAKSDVFAAPGLEPLTVSLEDFQKLFRGRNTPIKSALLNQALLSGVGNIYADEALFRAGIRPRRRAKSLSRADLTRLHEKVGEVLREAVELGGSSVNDYVDAEGNEGFFQLRHNVYQRTGEPCFTCKKPIKRVVIAGRSSHYCQNCQK; from the coding sequence ATGCCCGAACTTCCCGAGGTAGAAACCGTAGCCAACGGCCTGAACAAGCGCGCCGCCGGCACGACCATAGAATCCGTCTGGATCGGCGAGAAGAAGCAGCCGCTCAAGTCCAGCGCCCGCGCCATTGCCAAAATGCTCGAAGGCGCGAAGATCACGCTCGTCCGCCGCGTCGGCAAACATATCGTGGCCGACCTCGCTGAGCCCGACGGGGAACCGCGCGGCCAGTGGATCATCCACCTCGGCATGACCGGCAGCACCCTGGTCGTTGATCCCGATACGCCGCTTCCCAAGCACACCCACCTGATCGCCAAGCTGTCGTCGGGGAAAGAACTGCGCTTCGTGGACCCGCGCATGTTCGGCAAGCTCGCCGTCCGTGCGAAATCCGACGTTTTCGCCGCTCCCGGCCTGGAGCCGCTGACCGTCTCGCTGGAGGATTTCCAAAAGCTCTTCCGCGGGAGGAACACGCCGATCAAGAGTGCCTTGTTGAACCAAGCCCTGTTAAGCGGGGTGGGCAACATCTACGCCGATGAGGCACTCTTTCGTGCCGGTATCCGCCCGCGCCGACGCGCCAAGTCGCTCAGTCGCGCCGACCTCACGCGGCTCCACGAAAAAGTCGGCGAAGTGTTACGCGAGGCCGTGGAACTTGGCGGTTCGTCAGTTAATGATTATGTTGACGCAGAAGGCAACGAGGGTTTTTTTCAATTGCGTCATAACGTTTACCAGCGCACTGGGGAGCCCTGTTTCACCTGTAAGAAGCCGATTAAACGGGTGGTCATAGCGGGAAGAAGCAGCCATTACTGTCAAAATTGCCAGAAATAG
- a CDS encoding adenylosuccinate synthase, with translation MVSKGKTAVVIGAQWGDEGKGKIVDVLSENFRVVARYAGGHNAGHTVLIGGKKFVLQLIPCGVLRPGCRGVIGNGVVLDPIAFLNEVQRLRDLGVAVDGNLFVSSRAHVILPYHRMVELASENAPGRVKIGTTSRGIGPSYEDKMGRRGLRVADLLDSTLLKKHIENACKEKNTIVHALFNAEPIDPDKMYNEYAKAAEKVAPFVTDTAVLLNNAINSGESVMFEGAQGTMLDIDHGTYPFVTSSSATSGGAVIGTGVPPTSISTVIGVTKAYCTRVGEGPFPSELHDAMGDAIRKKGNEFGAVTGRPRRTGWLDLPLLRYSNMINGTEWLVVTKLDVLDELDEIPVATSYKIDGKESEEIPAQGCGFDKIEPIYTKLPGWKTDTTKISKYEDLPAKTKEYLKFVEQQSGAKVGILSTGPDRDQSIYTDAFVNALGLKHLGK, from the coding sequence ATGGTGAGTAAAGGCAAGACAGCCGTGGTGATCGGCGCCCAGTGGGGCGACGAGGGCAAGGGCAAGATCGTTGACGTCCTCTCGGAGAATTTCAGAGTTGTAGCGCGCTATGCCGGTGGACACAACGCCGGGCACACCGTCCTGATCGGCGGCAAGAAGTTTGTGCTGCAACTGATTCCCTGCGGCGTGCTGCGCCCGGGATGCCGTGGCGTGATCGGCAACGGCGTGGTGCTCGACCCCATCGCTTTCCTCAACGAAGTGCAGCGCCTCCGCGATCTGGGCGTAGCCGTCGACGGTAACCTCTTTGTAAGCAGCCGCGCGCACGTCATCCTTCCCTACCACCGCATGGTTGAACTCGCTTCCGAAAACGCGCCGGGACGGGTGAAGATCGGCACCACCTCGCGCGGCATTGGGCCGAGCTATGAAGACAAGATGGGACGCCGCGGATTGCGCGTGGCCGACCTGCTCGATTCCACGCTGCTGAAAAAGCACATCGAAAACGCGTGCAAGGAAAAGAACACCATCGTGCACGCGCTGTTCAACGCCGAGCCGATCGATCCCGACAAGATGTACAACGAGTACGCGAAGGCCGCGGAGAAAGTTGCGCCGTTCGTGACCGACACAGCGGTGCTGCTCAACAACGCGATCAACAGCGGCGAGAGCGTGATGTTCGAGGGCGCGCAGGGCACAATGCTCGATATTGACCACGGCACGTATCCGTTCGTTACGTCGTCGAGCGCAACCTCGGGCGGTGCGGTGATTGGGACGGGGGTTCCGCCGACCTCGATCTCGACCGTGATCGGCGTAACCAAGGCGTATTGCACGCGCGTGGGCGAAGGGCCGTTCCCCAGCGAATTGCACGACGCGATGGGCGATGCGATCCGCAAAAAGGGTAATGAATTCGGCGCGGTTACCGGGCGTCCGCGTCGCACGGGATGGCTCGATCTGCCGCTGCTGCGCTACTCGAACATGATCAACGGTACCGAATGGCTGGTCGTCACCAAGCTCGATGTGCTCGACGAACTCGACGAGATCCCGGTCGCGACTTCGTACAAGATCGACGGCAAAGAGTCGGAAGAAATTCCGGCGCAGGGTTGCGGCTTCGACAAGATCGAGCCCATCTATACCAAGCTGCCGGGATGGAAGACGGACACGACCAAGATCTCGAAGTATGAAGACCTGCCGGCGAAGACGAAAGAATATTTGAAATTCGTGGAGCAGCAGTCGGGCGCGAAGGTTGGAATTTTGTCGACTGGACCGGACCGGGATCAGTCGATTTATACCGACGCGTTTGTGAATGCTTTGGGGTTGAAGCATCTCGGGAAATAG
- a CDS encoding segregation and condensation protein A — protein sequence MAEPVEQQKPVETKPAAPDAKRPQERDDSVFSITVGQIYDGPLDLLLDLVRKQDIDIYDIPIAKITRQYLTYTEHIKTIDVDVAAEFIYMASLLIHIKSKMLLPRDPDAPAGEEDPRMELVNRLLEHERFKTAAQMLLQKQQIEDAILTNPSMKEFRDAEGAEPELAADVIDLVKTFREILERAKSKPTFDVTDDNVTVGQMIQYVHRRLSLEEKPIRLKALLKHLNSRNQLVCAFLALLELIRLQAVLVRQEAVFGEAVIKKYTEFDNVMTEQGAVRDDWK from the coding sequence ATGGCAGAACCGGTGGAACAACAGAAACCCGTAGAGACGAAGCCCGCTGCGCCGGACGCGAAACGCCCGCAGGAGCGCGACGACTCCGTCTTCTCGATCACCGTCGGCCAGATCTACGACGGCCCGCTCGACCTGTTGCTCGACCTCGTGCGCAAGCAGGACATCGATATCTACGACATCCCGATCGCCAAGATCACTCGCCAGTACCTGACGTACACCGAACACATCAAGACGATTGATGTGGATGTGGCCGCCGAGTTCATCTACATGGCGTCGCTGCTGATCCACATCAAATCGAAGATGCTGTTGCCGCGCGATCCGGATGCGCCCGCTGGCGAAGAAGATCCGCGTATGGAACTGGTTAACCGGCTGCTCGAGCACGAGCGCTTCAAGACCGCCGCGCAGATGCTCCTGCAGAAACAACAGATCGAAGACGCGATTCTGACCAATCCGTCGATGAAGGAATTCCGCGACGCCGAAGGCGCGGAGCCGGAACTTGCCGCTGACGTCATCGACCTCGTAAAAACGTTTCGCGAGATTCTCGAGCGCGCAAAGTCGAAGCCGACATTCGACGTCACCGACGATAACGTCACCGTCGGGCAGATGATCCAGTACGTGCATCGGCGCTTGTCGCTCGAAGAAAAGCCAATCCGCCTGAAGGCGCTGCTGAAGCACCTGAACAGCCGCAACCAGTTGGTCTGCGCCTTCCTCGCGCTGCTCGAGCTGATTCGCCTCCAAGCGGTGCTCGTCCGCCAGGAAGCGGTCTTCGGAGAAGCGGTGATCAAGAAATACACCGAGTTCGACAATGTCATGACCGAGCAGGGCGCAGTACGGGACGATTGGAAGTAG
- a CDS encoding pseudouridine synthase, with translation MSSERLQKIIAAAGMASRRKAEELVTAGRVTVNGEVKNELGSKADPETDDIRVDGKPLKAEQLVYVLLHKPKGYVTTVSDPEGRETVMDLVKGIPARLYPVGRLDYLSEGLLLLTNDGEMAAKLTHASTHVPKKYLVKVSGEPTEEQIQELRNGVQLPPEQGHIHADPREGGRFGGEKRRSTAVKTAPCKIELTREGDNPWYEVTLNEGRNRQIRRMFDFIGHHVEKIKRVEYGPLKLDVENGEFRLLNPAEVARLKKAAEGKHEAPRARDEKPRFAKARGERPAFGRGRSDDRAPFQKGSYKDRSELESEKGERTRTARFDADGKRMEEAPRERRERPKFDRGARPAFRGKRDDARGERPAFRGKRDDARGERPAFRGKRDDARSERPAFRARRDDQAGDRPRFPRREEGERPAFRGKRDDARGERPAFRGKRDDARGERPAFRGKRDDARGERPAFRGKRDDARGERPAFRGKRDDARGERPAFRGKRDDARGERPKFARSGERGDRPFRARPAGDGESRGKSFDRPARAGARPNFGDRPKFGPRKEGGDRPFRGKPGEKKEFRGKREGGSAARGDRKPGGFGRDRREGGERPFRGGDRPARGDRFGKKPGGPRKDFRPRRDAGVPEREEPRSQEFVDNVAKRFSGGLESGVRGRGKAPRRGPGGAPKKPFRKPKDRR, from the coding sequence ATGTCCTCAGAACGATTGCAGAAAATTATCGCCGCCGCAGGTATGGCGTCTCGCCGTAAAGCCGAAGAACTCGTCACCGCCGGGCGTGTCACCGTGAACGGCGAAGTCAAGAATGAGCTCGGCTCCAAGGCCGATCCCGAAACCGATGACATCCGCGTAGACGGCAAGCCGCTCAAGGCCGAGCAACTTGTGTACGTGCTGCTGCACAAGCCCAAGGGCTACGTCACCACCGTGAGCGATCCCGAAGGCCGCGAGACCGTGATGGACCTCGTCAAAGGCATTCCCGCGCGGCTTTATCCCGTCGGGCGCCTCGACTACCTCAGCGAAGGCCTGCTGCTGCTCACTAACGACGGCGAAATGGCCGCTAAGCTGACGCACGCTTCCACCCACGTGCCGAAGAAGTATCTCGTGAAAGTCAGCGGCGAACCCACCGAAGAGCAGATCCAGGAACTGCGCAATGGCGTGCAGCTTCCGCCGGAACAAGGGCACATTCACGCCGATCCGCGCGAAGGCGGACGTTTCGGTGGCGAGAAGCGTCGTTCCACCGCGGTGAAGACCGCGCCGTGCAAGATCGAACTCACCCGCGAGGGCGACAACCCGTGGTACGAAGTCACGCTCAACGAGGGCCGCAACCGGCAAATCCGCCGCATGTTCGACTTCATCGGACACCACGTGGAGAAGATCAAGCGCGTGGAGTACGGCCCGCTAAAACTCGACGTGGAGAACGGCGAGTTCCGCTTGCTGAATCCCGCGGAAGTAGCGCGGTTGAAGAAAGCGGCTGAGGGCAAACACGAGGCCCCGCGTGCGCGCGACGAAAAACCGCGCTTCGCTAAAGCGCGTGGCGAACGCCCCGCGTTTGGCCGCGGGCGCAGCGATGACCGCGCCCCGTTCCAGAAAGGCTCGTACAAAGACCGTTCCGAGCTCGAGAGCGAGAAGGGTGAGCGCACGCGCACCGCACGCTTCGACGCAGATGGCAAGCGCATGGAAGAAGCACCGCGGGAACGTCGCGAGCGTCCGAAGTTCGACCGCGGCGCGCGCCCGGCATTCCGTGGCAAGCGCGACGATGCTCGTGGCGAACGCCCAGCATTTCGCGGGAAACGCGATGATGCTCGTGGGGAAAGACCTGCGTTTCGCGGTAAGCGCGATGACGCACGTAGCGAACGTCCGGCATTCCGTGCGCGTCGCGACGACCAGGCTGGAGATCGCCCACGGTTTCCGCGGCGTGAGGAAGGCGAACGTCCAGCGTTCCGCGGTAAACGTGACGATGCACGTGGCGAACGTCCGGCATTCCGAGGCAAGCGCGACGATGCTCGTGGTGAGCGTCCAGCATTCCGAGGCAAGCGCGACGATGCTCGTGGTGAGCGTCCAGCGTTCCGCGGTAAACGGGATGACGCGCGCGGCGAGCGTCCGGCATTCCGCGGGAAGCGCGATGATGCACGTGGTGAGCGGCCGGCATTCCGCGGTAAACGCGATGACGCACGCGGCGAGCGCCCGAAATTCGCGCGCAGCGGTGAACGCGGCGACCGTCCTTTCCGCGCACGTCCGGCGGGCGATGGCGAATCGCGCGGCAAGAGCTTCGATCGTCCGGCGCGTGCGGGTGCGCGACCGAATTTCGGCGATCGTCCGAAATTCGGTCCACGCAAAGAGGGCGGAGACCGTCCTTTCCGTGGCAAACCCGGCGAAAAGAAGGAATTTCGCGGTAAGCGTGAGGGTGGTTCGGCCGCGCGCGGCGACCGTAAACCCGGCGGTTTTGGACGCGATCGGCGTGAGGGCGGCGAACGGCCGTTCCGCGGCGGAGATCGGCCGGCGCGTGGTGACCGTTTCGGCAAAAAGCCGGGCGGTCCGCGCAAGGACTTCCGTCCGCGTCGCGACGCAGGCGTCCCGGAACGGGAGGAACCGCGGTCACAGGAATTCGTGGATAACGTCGCCAAGCGCTTCTCGGGAGGGCTAGAATCGGGAGTTCGCGGACGTGGGAAAGCTCCGCGGCGTGGCCCGGGCGGCGCCCCCAAGAAGCCGTTCCGCAAGCCGAAGGATAGGCGATGA
- the hisC gene encoding histidinol-phosphate transaminase, producing MKYDEMVPAHIRALGPYVPGKPLRQAEEETGIKCTKMASNENPFGPSPRALEAMEHALREVHLYPENGAPELAKKIAENEGVTPDHILVTGGSTPCLDMVGRTLLAPGSNAITSERSFIVYPIVTRAAGATLKLVPTKDNGFDLDGVLNAIDTDTRVIFLANPNNPTGTMFTAQELDAFLDKVPDHVVAVIDEAYYDFAKYLAERRGVEYSHSVRYVNEGRKVIVMRTFSKTHGLAGVRVGFGIGDPVLMNYMARVRTAFQTTTVGEAGALAALHDDDHLQRTVVNNAKGAEFLEHGLRELGVHVTPTWANFVFFEVDDNAPGISQALEHSGVIVRPLKGWGIPQGLRVTIGKPEQNQNFLSALRRVLEKEPVR from the coding sequence ATGAAGTACGACGAAATGGTACCGGCGCACATTCGCGCGCTCGGTCCGTATGTGCCGGGAAAACCGCTCCGGCAGGCTGAAGAAGAAACTGGAATCAAATGCACCAAGATGGCCTCGAACGAGAACCCGTTCGGGCCATCGCCGCGTGCGCTGGAAGCGATGGAGCACGCGCTGCGCGAAGTTCACCTCTACCCTGAGAACGGCGCGCCGGAACTGGCGAAGAAGATCGCCGAGAACGAAGGCGTAACGCCAGACCACATCCTGGTGACCGGCGGCTCCACGCCGTGCCTCGACATGGTAGGCCGCACGCTGCTCGCGCCGGGCAGCAACGCCATCACCAGTGAGCGTTCGTTCATCGTGTATCCGATCGTGACGCGCGCGGCTGGCGCGACGCTCAAGCTGGTTCCAACCAAGGACAACGGCTTCGATCTCGATGGCGTACTGAACGCGATTGATACAGACACGCGTGTAATTTTCCTCGCGAATCCGAACAATCCCACGGGCACGATGTTCACCGCGCAGGAACTCGATGCATTTCTCGACAAGGTTCCCGACCACGTAGTGGCCGTGATCGACGAGGCGTATTACGACTTCGCGAAATATCTCGCGGAACGGCGCGGCGTGGAGTACTCGCACTCGGTCCGCTACGTGAATGAAGGCCGCAAGGTCATCGTGATGCGGACTTTCTCGAAGACGCATGGGCTCGCAGGTGTGCGCGTGGGCTTCGGGATCGGCGACCCGGTCCTGATGAACTACATGGCGCGGGTGCGCACGGCGTTCCAGACCACCACCGTCGGCGAAGCCGGGGCACTGGCCGCGTTGCATGACGACGACCACTTACAGCGCACGGTGGTCAACAACGCAAAGGGCGCGGAATTCCTCGAGCACGGACTGCGTGAACTCGGAGTGCACGTTACGCCGACCTGGGCGAACTTCGTCTTCTTCGAAGTGGATGACAACGCACCGGGAATTTCGCAAGCGCTAGAGCATTCGGGAGTGATCGTGCGTCCGCTGAAGGGCTGGGGCATTCCGCAGGGTTTGCGGGTTACGATCGGAAAGCCGGAGCAGAACCAGAATTTCCTGAGTGCCTTGCGAAGAGTGTTGGAGAAGGAGCCGGTGCGGTAG
- the trpS gene encoding tryptophan--tRNA ligase has protein sequence MSNMSKERVLSGMRPTGKLHLGHYVGALQNWVKLQEQYDCFYFVADWHALTTNYADTSDIKASCIELIIDFLSAGLDPEKSTLFIQSHVPQHAELYLLLSMITPLGWLERVPTYKEQLENIKDKDLGMYGFLGYPALQTADIIIYKAKYVPVGQDQVPHLEISREIARRFHQFYPRKMHAGIAAPERDYVFPEPKPLLTPAAKLPGTDGRKMSKSYGNSILLSDPEAEIRAKLKTMVTDPARVRRTDPGNPDVCPVGDLHKIFSDAETMAKVNEGCRTAGIGCIQCKGWAADSIVRVLAPIQERRAKYEGNPKMVWDILEAGSAKARVAAEATMVEVREAMGMSHQYEAPNTSAAAESK, from the coding sequence ATGTCGAACATGAGCAAAGAACGCGTGTTGAGTGGGATGCGTCCCACCGGGAAGCTGCACCTGGGGCACTATGTCGGCGCCCTTCAGAACTGGGTGAAGTTGCAGGAGCAGTACGACTGTTTCTATTTCGTCGCCGATTGGCACGCGCTGACCACGAACTACGCCGATACCTCCGACATCAAGGCGAGTTGCATTGAACTGATCATCGACTTCCTCTCCGCCGGACTCGATCCCGAGAAGTCCACGCTGTTCATCCAGTCACACGTGCCGCAGCATGCCGAGTTGTACCTGCTGCTGTCGATGATCACGCCGCTCGGCTGGCTCGAGCGTGTCCCCACGTACAAGGAACAGCTGGAGAACATCAAGGACAAAGACCTCGGGATGTACGGCTTCCTCGGCTACCCCGCGCTGCAAACCGCCGACATCATCATCTACAAGGCCAAGTATGTACCGGTAGGCCAGGACCAGGTGCCGCACCTCGAGATCAGCCGGGAAATCGCGCGTCGCTTCCACCAGTTCTATCCGCGCAAAATGCACGCCGGCATTGCCGCTCCGGAGCGCGACTACGTTTTTCCCGAGCCCAAGCCGCTGCTTACGCCGGCTGCAAAACTGCCCGGCACCGACGGCCGCAAGATGTCGAAGTCGTACGGCAACAGTATTCTGCTCAGCGATCCGGAAGCGGAAATTCGCGCAAAGCTGAAGACCATGGTCACCGACCCAGCGCGCGTGCGCCGCACCGATCCCGGCAATCCGGATGTGTGCCCGGTCGGCGACCTGCATAAAATCTTCAGCGACGCCGAGACCATGGCGAAGGTGAACGAAGGCTGCCGTACCGCTGGGATTGGCTGCATCCAGTGCAAAGGATGGGCCGCCGACTCCATCGTGAGAGTCCTGGCTCCGATTCAAGAGCGCCGCGCGAAATACGAGGGCAATCCGAAGATGGTCTGGGATATCCTCGAAGCCGGCTCGGCGAAGGCACGCGTTGCCGCCGAGGCCACAATGGTCGAAGTGCGCGAGGCGATGGGAATGTCACACCAGTACGAAGCGCCGAACACGTCGGCAGCAGCGGAGTCGAAGTAA
- the scpB gene encoding SMC-Scp complex subunit ScpB encodes MSLKGKIEAIIYAAEEPVTVDQMAALLRDIVLAEIAQEASNAAAAEETANGETAQADAAAAEGTTPEPHAESAPETPSEVTGEAAVEPDAATEVSAPETTSKKKAPKDPELTAVKAKLRTVLAELVADYQSDARGLEIRQIAGGYRMATKPEHHDVVVGFAKSLKPPIRLSLQALETLAVVAYKQPVTAPEVSEIRGVDSSGVIATLLDRKLVTTAGRKQVIGRPILYKTTKEFLLRFGLKDVNELPSMEEFEKLGDAGQGVLFEAEQKSAGQSASDEAARADDEMMAREEDEIALQDDVVARAAEASGDANASEDAASAATEETKHEPAHAEANSESAADTSEVQGSTNENA; translated from the coding sequence ATGTCGCTTAAGGGAAAAATCGAAGCAATCATTTACGCGGCCGAAGAGCCGGTCACCGTGGACCAGATGGCCGCGCTGCTGCGCGACATCGTGCTCGCCGAAATCGCGCAGGAGGCCTCGAACGCCGCGGCTGCCGAAGAAACGGCCAACGGTGAGACCGCGCAGGCAGATGCTGCGGCCGCCGAAGGCACCACGCCAGAACCGCACGCCGAATCTGCTCCCGAGACGCCGAGCGAAGTGACCGGTGAAGCCGCGGTCGAGCCGGATGCCGCCACCGAAGTCAGCGCGCCCGAAACAACCTCGAAGAAGAAAGCGCCGAAAGATCCCGAGCTGACAGCAGTGAAAGCCAAGCTGCGCACGGTGCTCGCTGAGCTCGTTGCCGATTATCAAAGTGACGCGCGCGGCCTTGAAATCCGCCAGATTGCCGGCGGATATCGTATGGCGACCAAACCCGAGCATCACGATGTGGTCGTCGGTTTCGCGAAGAGCCTGAAGCCGCCCATTCGCCTTTCGTTGCAGGCGCTGGAAACACTGGCGGTCGTTGCCTACAAGCAGCCGGTCACCGCGCCGGAAGTCAGCGAGATTCGCGGCGTGGATTCCTCCGGCGTCATCGCCACGCTTCTTGATCGAAAGCTCGTCACGACCGCCGGACGCAAACAGGTCATCGGCCGACCGATTCTCTACAAGACCACCAAGGAGTTCCTGCTGCGCTTCGGCCTGAAAGACGTCAACGAGCTGCCCAGCATGGAAGAGTTCGAAAAGCTAGGCGATGCCGGTCAGGGCGTGCTCTTCGAAGCCGAGCAGAAATCAGCAGGACAAAGTGCTTCCGATGAAGCAGCGCGAGCGGACGACGAAATGATGGCACGCGAAGAAGACGAGATCGCATTGCAGGATGATGTGGTCGCGCGAGCAGCGGAGGCATCGGGAGACGCGAATGCATCGGAAGATGCGGCATCCGCTGCGACTGAAGAAACTAAACACGAACCCGCCCATGCGGAAGCGAATAGCGAATCCGCCGCCGACACGTCAGAGGTCCAGGGCTCAACGAATGAGAATGCGTAG